In Manis pentadactyla isolate mManPen7 chromosome 3, mManPen7.hap1, whole genome shotgun sequence, a single window of DNA contains:
- the LOC118925354 gene encoding olfactory receptor 1G1-like, producing the protein MYLVTVSGNLLTILAICSDPRLHTPMYFLLANQSFIDTCFSSTIVPKVLVNIQTQHHTISHTRCLLQMYFFMALALLDDFLLAVMACDRYVAICLPLHYTTIVSPQRCLLLVTVCWLCSHLLAFPLTLLMSQFSFCASRSIPHFFCDLPPLLTLACSDTHIFQIMMFTNSTLSGVVPLGCVLVSYAHIMRTILRIPSAGGKHRVFSTCGSHLTVVTLFYGTLFLVYFQPSSSYSADTGMVASVAYTMVTPLLNPFIYSLRTGT; encoded by the coding sequence ATGTACCTGGTCACTGTGTCGGGGAACCTGCTCACCATCCTGGCCATCTGCTCTGACCCtcgcctccacacccccatgtacttcctcCTGGCCAACCAGTCCTTCATCGACACCTGCTTCTCCAGCACCATTGTCCCCAAGGTGCTGGTGAACATCCAGACACAGCACCACACCATCTCCCACACCAGGTGCCTCCTGCAGATGTACTTCTTCATGGCACTGGCCCTGCTGGATGACTTCCTGCTGGCTGTGATGGCATgtgaccgctacgtggccattTGCCTTCCTCTTCACTACACCACGATCGTGAGCCCCCAGCGCTGCCTGCTGCTGGTCACTGTGTGCTGGCTCTGCTCCCACCTCCTGGCCTTCCCACTCACTCTCCTGATGTCTCAGTTCTCCTTCTGTGCCTCCCGTTCCATCCCACACTTCTTCTGTGACCTCCCCCCGCTCCTCACACTGGCCTGCTCAGATACTCACATCTTTCAGATCATGATGTTTACTAACTCAACCCTGTCGGGTGTGGTGCCCCTCGGCTGCGTCCTCGTCTCCTATGCGCACATCATGCGCACCATCCTCAGGATCCCCTCTGCTGGAGGGAAGCACAGAGTCTTCTCTACCTGTGGCTCCCACCTGACAGTGGTCACTCTCTTTTATGGGACACTCTTTCTGGTGTATTTCCAGCCCTCCTCCTCCTACTCGGCAGACACCGGAATGGTGGCATCTGTGGCATACACGATGGTCACCCCCCTGCTGAACCCCTTTATCTACAGCCTGAGAACAGGGACATGA